Genomic window (Vigna radiata var. radiata cultivar VC1973A chromosome 1, Vradiata_ver6, whole genome shotgun sequence):
TCCACCATTGCCACCACTCTCTTTTGCAGAATTCAAGGAGGAAGAAGCGGAATTCTTCACACAATCTTCAGTCTCCAACTGAATGTCAAACTCAGCAGCCTTCCTCAGACCCTTGCAATTGGGATTCCCACACCTCCTAGTGGTGCAAGCCACCACACCCCACGTGGCCAATGCAGCGCACACAACACTCAAACCTATGGAAACATAGATCCAAGGTGCAATCGAAACCTCTTCCTTAACCAAAAACACAACAACCTTAACCCCGTCATAGCACTTTGTCACCAAAAATTCCAAGTAAGGAAAGAACAAAAAGCCACAGGCACAAACAACAGCAATGAACATCACAACATCAACCATGGCCGATCGAGATCGATCACAAGGAGGAATCTGAAGGGAATTCGATGACGCTGACGATGAAGAACTAGGGGTTCTCCGATTCTTCTGAAGATGATTGATTTGCCTAGATTTCGAACCGAAATCCGCAGAACAAATTGAATTCGCCATGGAAGATGATTGATCAAAGGACTTGCAGATAGAGATCGAGCTATGGAAATAGACCATTTCAAAAAAGGACACAATCTTGAATCGGAAATAACCCAATTCttcctcttttccttttccaGATCAAACCCACAAGTATTGCACGAAATCGGATCGACCCACCTCGCCAAAAGTCCAAAAGATTGCAACTTTGGCACGAAGAAGATCGAAACTTGTCGGTGACCAAACGGGCCGAAATTCACAAAccgatcatttttttttaaattttcttaattttttatgctGGGCAATGAAACTGAATATGTGATTATCTAAAAGAGagtgttgaagaagaaaaaaaattaacttttggcTAATGGGGCTTTGGCCGGCTTGAAGGGATTGGTGATGATGCTGTTGTTATTGCAGAAAGAGTAAGAGAAGAAGATGTAGAAGAAGGATTGAGAGGACAATGAAGGAAGAATCATCATTCACTGCTTTATTATCATCATATGAAATCAGCAATGttcatttatttacttatttttatttattttaattaattatttattattacttgtaaGGAGGGAGAGAGATAAGAGTTTAAGTTACACACACTCCAGCCATCATAGATGAAGGAAAGGACACGTTTTGTTTAAGGTGGGCTATGCAAAGGAATGGAATGGGCTTCTATGATGCAACTCTTTTAGAAATCATGTGTGAATGATTTGGTGGGGCATGACCCACTTCTCTCTTGGGAAAATGCCATTttgcttttttaattattgtatttgtgAATAAATAGCATCAAGCAATATGTACCTagtgatgttatttttttttctttttttctatgaatgactttttttttatgtgaaaagtAGTTTTAGCTTATAGGGAAAAGTATAAATATGTTAGTAGGGATGTGAAAGTTATTTTAAGAGAGATAATTGtctaaataaatgtttatagttttgcattttttttatttgaggaGAGGTTCATAATAGGTTTTTTATAAGAAGTTAAAAGGAATTtaggaaaaaattaaatagtggAGAGTAATCCTTTTGGAGATTCAAAaccatttatttataattaatctaaattactttaatcaattatatttaactaatgggctaacttaagaaaatatagttttatatatttctaaaaaaaaatttggtgccttctaattttataattggcTAATTATTTTTGCATCTCAAAATTAAGTCTCACATCTCATGATAAGATAAAATGTAGAGAGAATTATATTGTTTGGTAAAAGTCATTAGGaggtaaaaaaagaagaatagtACAAGATGGGTCAAAAGCTATTTTCATGGTTAACTTCCTTCTTAttctcttattatattttatatgttttctcttttttattatagtttaagttaataagttttttattcaacAAACTTATGCATATATGAAGTTAAATTATGATGATTTCATTAGtgtaaaaacgttgtttaacgtcactcatAAGATGTCGGTTTGCGTGTAATTCGACGTATAGGAGCGAACGGTggcattattttaaatagtttggtAAATTAGACATCGGTTTTATCCAAAAACAGACGTCTATTAATTTCAAGACGTCAGCACTGCAGCATCCCGACGTCTACTGGactgcatttaatgctttttacctaattctcaggcgcttagacgtcacagAGTCCAAATCCGATGTCTAAGGcatgtctggaaggcgggaaagacaaaaaaatctttaatGTTGACGTCGGCGTTTCGGGCTACGCGACATCTATTATACctgtaataattatgtttacaaaTCTCGAGGGCCTGAGACGTCGGCTATTTAGGGCCCCGACGTGTATGTTATTATAGATGTCGGTAGCCCATACCAACagtcgtgaacatccctgacaggatatcaaacgtcaatcggttcaacttcctagacgtcggttccccctgacagaaaccgacgtctaatgggtattcaaaaagtcagttttaaatgttcacttggacgtcacattagtaggataaccgacatctatagacgtcggtttctggagaataaccgacgcccaattccattttaaatacaCTGCAACTCTccgcggcattcagtttctgatatcgatcgtcttcctcttctcctttttctcttgccacacctcttctttttctcttttcagcattctattgttgtttctcgtcttcctcctctcctttttctctcttgcatcccaggtgcgtggttttttttgtttatgcttatagtttaaactttatttagtctttcatctattatcttgtggttgaactgattaaaatttgctttctttgtgttgtgttttagtgcagttttgatcctctctttgagtaacatagtacaacattctccctttgctagtttcctcacaagaagagtggcggtcttttgagttttctatggcttctcgacccaaaatggaacttgggtccttgtctagttctcgtgtcatcgtaatttttttcttttgcagttGAATAatggaagtagtcatggacccaggttcggttttgggttgaaatgtcatagaagattcaaaagacgcaagctttttttgtgaggaaactagcgagaggagagtgttgcactatgctaccgaaagtctggatcaaaactgcactaaaacacaacgcctttgttagacgtcggttagtgtcaggtctgacgtctataaggaacatagacgtgggttagtgtcattttaaacctctatatattcatgtaaacGTCAGTTTTatgcataggtggacgtctatatagaaaaattagacgtcggtgtgggtataagtagacgtctatatggacgtcgatggatatcgttaaccgacgtttatattgaCATCGGTTAAGAGGATTACCGACATCCCATGGATGTCACCCTTATAAACATCTGTTGTGTAAGTGAtgttaaaaacccaaattaaccgacgttaaacaacgtttctGCACTAATGTTTAATgtcaaaataaacttaatcaATAACAATATTGTCTAAGAGTAATATATTGACAAAAGAGATGCTGATAAGAAAAAGACAAAGACAATTAGCATAAACTTTTAACCCTCACTGATAAGAAAATtcattgttgaatttttttatgttgaaatgTTTTTGCGATagttagataaataaataaatatatatatatatatatatatatatatatatatatatatatatatatgtgtgtgtgtgtgaatagTATGGGTCaatatcaaaaatatatcacattatgataaaatttatctaaattaaaattgataatgcTATTATATTTGCGTTAtcattaatttatgattttaaaattaaactgtaAATAACACATCATAATAGGCATCAggcatataataataatattttatattttcaaaccaTAACAAAAAGTTATATCAgtcacttttgaaaaaaaaaattatatcatcacAATGAATCAATCCTAACACttaataatataactttaaagCTTAAGTAATTTATTAGCCATGAAACATATCTTATGATTATGGTATCAATTATATTCACGAAAGAATCAAACTAATTAAAAGAGTggcttataataaaaaagagttaaagTGAAAAGGgaagaataagagaaaggaTTCTTACAAATGTTGGCAAATTAATTACATATTGTTGATCGAAAACTCATGCATGGTACGCAATCATGTATTcttataatagttttttaatataaaagtgatAAGAATATTGATTATGTTAGTGCACTAAACACATTAAAAGATTTGCACCAAGTGGAAGTGTTTAATCCCTCCAAGTAAGTACATTCAAAACTATTTAGGAATCAACATCTTTCTATAGGTGAAGATGACGATTGGAAgaatttatatcataaaaagataaagagGACACATATCCTTCTCCACAAAGCTATAAAGAATATTCAATATAATGTCACTTTAACTtgtattctttaataattttaaattagacaatcgtattttaattttcaccagtgatttaaaatttccttttatacaaattatgtttataaaatgtatattattttatatttaatttcaatatattaaaattcacataatatattttaaaatataataatgtcaACTATTTACGTTCATGCTCCTCTACTCGTCATCATCCTCCACATTGCATCACGACCAACTTTGGCTTGTGCTACCCTTTACGTTTCTTTAGTGGggtaaaaaagattaatttatttttatgtagtTTAGAATATAGAAgcataaagttttatttattatataggaatatttttttaatatcaaatttagaTATAGAATTTAGTTAAATATACAACtataacataaaagaaattagtatttaataatttaaaacggTTTGTATTctaacaattattttcttaGACAAAAAGACCATGGTTCTCCATTTATCTTATAATGAAAGTCTTTTTTTATCCACGAGTACACTATTGTTTGCATTGAACATCCCTTGTTCTCTTTCACGACTCATAGTCACACCATTGagcatattttattctctactTCCTAGGATTCATTTTGTTGTCTATCACCGGCCGCCTGTTAGGCTTCACCTTATTATGGAGGGTCATATTCGTTTGAGCCGGTCACCAAGACTAACCATTGGCTCGGATACCAATTGTAGGAAGGATCAACACACACATAGGTCTCCACAATGGTAAGATATTGTTTGCTTTGGACCAAACcctcatttcaaaattttctggCACTTGTTTCTTCAACTTGTTAATTTCTTCCATATTAACTCTCGCTATCaacatgtcatcaacatataaagCAAGGATGATATAGTTGTCAACATATTTTTTCACATAACAATAATCTTCTTCATATGTGTGAAAACCTGGGTTTCTCATAAACTCATTAAACTTGTTGTACCATTGTCTCAATTCAATCCATACATGCTTTTATGAAGCTTGCATATAAGATTCTCCTTGTGTTGTGCTTCAAAACCTTTTGGTTGTGCCATAAAAATTTCCTCCTCAAGATTCCCATATAGGAATGCAGATTTGTCATCTAACAGCTCTAAATGAAGATTTTCTACAGCTACTATACTAAAGATAACTCTTGACCACAGGAGAAAAAATTTCTATGAAGTCAATACCCTGTTTTTGTTGGAACCCTTTCATTACGAGTCTAACCTTATATCTTCTATTACCATCTGGTTCTTCTTTTAACCTATAGACCTACGTGTTTTGCAAAACCTTCTTTCCATCTGGTAGCTTGGTTAAAGACCATGTTTTATTCTTCTGAAGAGGCTTTATCTCATCTTTCATTGTTAGCTCCCACTTAACATATTCATCTCCCTTCATAGCCTTAGCAAAATGCTCTAGCTTACTAGCCTCATCTTTTGGTTTTGACTCAAGCTTTACCTTTGTATTCTTCCTTTTGTTGACTATGTTACTTTCTGAAATTTCTTCTAATGATACTTGCTCTAGCTTTGCATTTACCTATTATGCAGTCCTATCTTTATAGAACATGTTTTCATTAAAGGTAACATTTCCAattctaataattttcttattttgatcCACAATACTAACAATTCTCTCACTTGAAGCTTGATTTACATTGTCACCTAGCGTAGTTGCCTTTATCATCGATTACTCTTGAAGGCCAGTTGAGACAATACAAAGCCTCAACTTATTTGTTGTGACAATCTTGGTCATTATATAAGCTAGATTCTTTGTGCCTAGAATTTTCAACAAAGTCAGGTCTCCATCATTTATCaagtttatgataaaattatacttCAATTCAATGTGCTTGCATCTAGAATGAAGAATTAGATTTTTAGAAAGATGTATAACACTTTGACTATCACTGAATAATGAAGGGTCATCTTGCTCTTTCCCTAATTCTTTTAAGAGGTTCTTCAATCATATCATTTCATTCGATGCTTCTTTTGAGATAACTACATACTCAGCTTCAATGGTTGAGAGAGAAACTCTTCCTTGAATTTTAGACTTCCAATTGATAATTGTACCACCCAACATAAAAATGTAACATGTTGTGCTTTTTCTACCATCAGATCTCTTCTCAAGTCTGCATTAAAGAACCCTTGTAAAGTGAGATTGTTTCTTCTAAAAAACAAATGCATCTTTGAAGCGCACTTTAGATATCTCAATTTCCACTTCACACCTTCCCAATGCTCCTTTTTGCGGTTTGATAGAAACCTACTCACAACTTTCGTTGCATGTGTTATGTCAGGTCTGGTCTGGTGCAAACCATAATATACATCAAGCTCCCTACTACAAATGCATATGGCACTTTAAACATGTAAGATTCTTCTTCATCTGTCTGagaagatttttcttttgaaaactttaagtgAGTTTCCAAAAGTGTATTTCTGGTTTTAGCATTTCTAACATTGAATATACGAaacaatttttctatatatttctcCTGAGATAAGTTCAAAATATCTTCAGATCTATTCTTGGAAATTCTCATACCAAGAATTTGTTTGGC
Coding sequences:
- the LOC106763986 gene encoding uncharacterized protein At5g19025, whose amino-acid sequence is MVYFHSSISICKSFDQSSSMANSICSADFGSKSRQINHLQKNRRTPSSSSSASSNSLQIPPCDRSRSAMVDVVMFIAVVCACGFLFFPYLEFLVTKCYDGVKVVVFLVKEEVSIAPWIYVSIGLSVVCAALATWGVVACTTRRCGNPNCKGLRKAAEFDIQLETEDCVKNSASSSLNSAKESGGNGGVKKGLFELPRDHHKELEAELKKMAPPNGRAVLVLRARCGCSVGRLEVPGPRKHHRKIKK